From Nicotiana tabacum cultivar K326 chromosome 15, ASM71507v2, whole genome shotgun sequence, the proteins below share one genomic window:
- the LOC107776043 gene encoding ADP,ATP carrier protein, mitochondrial-like, whose translation MEGMNQHPTVFQKVANQLHLSSSLSQNVHARYGSIQRPAIYQRHYAYGNYSNAGLQTCQAPQGLSLIAANASPVFVQAPTEKGVAAFATDFLMGGVSAAVSKTAAAPIERVKLLIQNQDEMIKTGRLSEPYKGIGDCFRRTMQDEGVVSLWRGNTANVIRYFPTQALNFAFKDYFKRLFNFKKDRDGYWKWFAGNLASGGAAGASSLLFVYSLDYARTRLANDAKASKKGGERQFNGLIDVYRKTLASDGVAGLYRGFNISCVGIIVYRGLYFGMYDSLKPVLLTGGLQDSFFASFALGWLITNGAGLASYPIDTVRRRMMMTSGEAVKYKSSLDAFSQILKNEGAKSLFKGAGANILRAVAGAGVLAGYDKLQMIVFGKKYSSGGA comes from the exons ATGGAAGGCATGAACCAGCACCCGACTGTTTTCCAGAAGGTAGCTAACCAGCTACACCTAAGCTCCAGTCTTTCCCAAAATGTCCATGCTCGCTATGGCAGTATTCAGAGGCCTGCTATCTATCAAAGGCATTATGCATATGGCAACTACTCTAATGCAGGATTGCAGACCTGCCAAGCGCCCCAAGGTTTATCATTGATCGCCGCAAATGCTTCACCAGTGTTTGTACAGGCTCCCACGGAGAAAGGAGTTGCAGCTTTTGCCACTGACTTCCTCATGGGTGGAGTTTCAGCTGCTGTCTCAAAGACTGCTGCTGCCCCTATTGAGCGTGTGAAGCTTTTGATCCAAAACCAAGATGAGATGATCAAGACAGGTAGGCTCTCGGAACCATACAAGGGAATTGGAGATTGTTTCAGAAGGACAATGCAGGATGAAGGGGTTGTGTCTTTATGGAGAGGAAACACTGCCAATGTTATCCGTTATTTCCCTACTCAG GCCTTGAACTTTGCATTTAAGGATTACTTCAAGAGACTCTTTAACTTCAAGAAGGACCGTGATGGCTACTGGAAGTGGTTTGCTGGCAACCTTGCATCTGGTGGTGCTGCTGGTGCTTCCTCGTTGCTCTTTGTCTATTCATTGGACTATGCACGTACCCGTCTTGCAAATGATGCCAAGGCTTCAAAGAAAGGAGGTGAGAGGCAGTTCAATGGTTTGATTGATGTCTACAGGAAGACACTCGCGTCTGATGGAGTTGCTGGACTATACCGTGGATTCAACATTTCATGTGTTGGTATCATTGTGTACCGTGGTTTGTACTTCGGAATGTACGACTCCTTGAAGCCCGTGCTCTTGACCGGAGGCCTGCAG GATAGTTTCTTTGCTAGCTTTGCTCTTGGGTGGCTCATAACCAATGGTGCTGGTCTAGCCTCATACCCAATTGACACAGTCCGAAGAAGAATGATGATGACCTCTGGTGAAGCTGTCAAGTACAAGAGCTCACTCGACGCATTCTCCCAGATTCTTAAGAACGAGGGTGCCAAATCTCTTTTCAAAGGTGCTGGTGCTAACATCCTTCGTGCCGTTGCTGGTGCTGGTGTGTTGGCTGGATACGATAAGCTTCAGATGAtcgtttttggaaagaaatacaGCTCTGGTGGTGCCTAA